TTCTTAACAAATGCTTCTTGTTTTTCTTTATTAGCCTTACAGGGAACCAATCGGGTTTTCTTGTATACAAATCCTAATCTATGTAAAAGACAAACCTTCCAACTTAAGGTATATTTTTTCCCAAATCTTTGTTTAACAATCTCACATATCCCCTTTGCCGACCTTATTAAATGCTTCTTTAGATGGCTTTTTAATTCTTCTTCTTGGGGCTTTTGACAACTTTTTAAGAATAGCCATTATAATTTACATCCAATAGCTTATCTATTCCCTTTTCCTGGTATATCTTCTTGTAATTGTTTATACTTACCTCATCCAAAAGCAACATCTTTTTTATCTCTTTA
This window of the bacterium genome carries:
- a CDS encoding winged helix-turn-helix domain-containing protein, giving the protein MRSAKGICEIVKQRFGKKYTLSWKVCLLHRLGFVYKKTRLVPCKANKEKQEAFVKKYEELKANKEKDDKIYFIDAVCPQYNSMPGWETE